The stretch of DNA TGAAGTCGCAGGACATGTCACCACGGGTGCCAGCAGCGATACCGAGCGAGTGAACCGGGTATTTTTCTATTGTCTGAGAAACGTCAGCCTGCTGAGCGAAAGTGAAGAAGAGCTGCCACTGGGCGCTTACGACACCTTGTTTCTGGGACGTGGAACGGCTTTAGCCCGCGCCAGTGTGTTTTTTGAAATCATGCGGCAGCTGCGCATTGATGCTTTCGTGCTCGCAGAAAAACCAGTCGATACTCTGGGTGAAGAATGGTTGATTGGTGTGCTGGTCGATGGAAAAGTGCTGGTCTATGACCCGATTATTGGCTTGCCGATTCCCCCAGGCAAATCGCCTTCACTGCTGGTGAATCAACCTGTGGCGACATTGGCAGAACTGGAAGCTCATCCTGAGTGGCTCGCTCTCCACTCGCCACGTAAAGATCAGCCTTATCGACTGAGTTCAGAAAGTGTGGCAAAACTTAAGCCGCTGATTGTGACAGATCCCCGCTGGTCGGCCCGGAGGATGTTGTTTCTGCAGGAATCGCTGACAGGCAATAACTCTTCGCTGGTGGCACAGCCAATCTTTGGTAGCGAGGGAGAGCCGGGATTGTGGGATCGAGTTTCTGCCAGCCACTCTGGTTGGAAAGAGTTGCCACCACTCGCCTGGCCATATCCTGAAAATCGCCTGCAGAAAATGGGCAAAATGACACCCACAATGGCACAATTGCTTCAAGAATCTTTTCGACCCTTTGAAGCTCCTGTCGAAATGGGGGTGGATCCGAAAACACGGCAGAAGGTTCTCGGCTCATCCCTTTTCCGGCAGTTTCGCAATCGAATTTTACAATTGAGTGGCGATTACTCTCAGGCGATTTCCGCCTACATGACGATCCGGCAACTGTCAGCGATTACGGGTGTTTACCCACCACCAATTGAACGATTGCATCTGATTGCTGCTGAAGACGCCTTATTTTTCAGTGCGATCAGCAAGATCGAAGATGGAGATATCAAGGGTGGCGTGGCTTTGCTGACGGAATACATCAATCGATACCGCACCAGAGGACGATGGCGATCAGTTGCCAGAGTCGCCTTGGTCGATGGCATGCTCAAAATGGGCGACCTTAAGGGAGCGAGAAACGCTCTCGATCTGTCGATTTCTCAGGATCCTTACCGCACTCTGGTGATATTGATCAAGAACTCGCTGCCTGCTGCGAATGAGGCGGATGCCAAAGCGCCTGCAGGCGAAAGTCAACCGGCGGCGGTTAAGCCGGCTGACAGTCAGCCTGTTGAAACGAAACCAGCCGCAGACAAACCCACAGAACCACCGGCGACGGAACCCAAACCAAAAGAACCAAAGTCCGAAGAACCACAGCCAGAAGAAGCCCGCAGCTGAAGCCTTGTCCGCACAAATCGGTTAATGATGCAGTTCATTGTCATTGAAAGCGTTGGTGCTTAGTTTCTGCAGACATAGACCGGTTTTCATCCGCCCGATCAATTGTTCGCACCACCAGTTTCCCAGCCAGCAACGACTGCGTCAGGAGCGAGGACGAAAATCTCGACGCGGCGATTCTTCTGGCGGTTCTTGTCGTCCGAATTAGGTGCCAGTGGTTGGAACAGGCTATACCCTGCAGCACCCATGCGCTGTTCAGCCAGACCCGATTTTTTGAGTGCCAGCACAACCGAGTTTGCGCGATCGGTCGAGAGATGCCAGTTGGTGGGATGCTTATCAGCCACCGCCTTACGCGAGATCGGCTTGTCGTCAGTGTGACCGACGACCAGCACCTTCAAATGTTTGGAATCAGCACTGTTCATGATGCGGGCAAACTCCTGCAACAGGGCGTAGGCTTCGGGCCGAATCTCATCACTTCCTGAGGCAAAGAGCAGATTTTCCTGGAACTTGCTGACACCCGTCTGAGGATCAAATTCGAAATCGGGATATTTACGGCGAAGCTCTTCCATACGCTGATTGGCGTCCGTCGAGAGTGGGTTTTTCGTACTGCTGGTCAGCATGTTCTTGACTTTGTCTTCCAGACTCGAGTTGGCTGCCAGCATGTTATCCACCCGCTGATTGGCCAGTTCGAGGCCATTGCGAAGTGTCGCATTCTGTTGTTCAAGCTGTGCCTTTTCAGCCATGAGTTGAGACAGATTGCCCTGGAACTGATTGCGTTCCATCGCCAGTCCCTGGTACTGCTGATAGAGCTGACGGGAATGCATCTGGCTCTGGCGCAGCATTCTCTTTTCACGGCAATGACAGCCGCTCTGCATCGCGACAACGAGGCAAAGCAGGGCGAGAACGAAGCAACGTAAATACGGGCCCATGGAAGGACTCCTGAGACGACAAACTCAAGATTCCGGCAGTCTTCAGTCAGACTGAAAGCTGATTTTCCGGAACAGGTTTACCAATGGATGGAAGGCGAAAGGTTGGACAGGAATTGATGAATTCAGGCAGGGATCTAAGTGAGAGCAGAAGGCGAGAAAGAAACGAAACTACAGCCAGAGATGGCGGATAGTTTTCGATGATGAACAAGATTGATGAGCGGGAAAGGTGAAGGCGTAAGCAGAAGAGAATTCGGAAGCAAGAAGACGAGAGATGAGGTGGGTGAAAGGCATTAACTTGAGTCAAATTTCGAGGCCAGCGGCAAAAATGACCGGTCTGGTAAAGCAAGATATAAGAGAATCGGCGGATTTTGCCAAGTCGAGTTCTCAAGAAACTCGCCAGTGTGAGGTAAGCTCTGATTTTCCAGCGATTTATGCCGATCGATGGCAAGAAGTCTTTACGTGACCCGCAATAAAAAGTGGGCCTGGCAACGAATTGACAGACCCACTTTGGGAGTACGATTGCTGATCACTCAGGATTTTGTCAAATCCTGACAATTAGCGGCTGCCACGGAACCATTCGCGGATACGTTCGTTTTTGCGGCGTTCGAGTTCCATCAGGCGGGCAAAGAATCCTGTACGGGCAGTACGGTTGTTGACAACTTCCATGCGGGCGTCAGCCGCTTCAATCTGGCCACCCAGAACCAGGCTGGCGGACATGACCAGAGCAGCAAAAGCAGTGCGAAGCATTGATTTGATTCCTTAGTTCGATCCATCGATCTCTTCTCGGCGATTCATGCCGAAAACACAGTGGGGATATCGACGTTTTGTCCATTCGTCTGAGAATCCCGTTGCTGATCACACTGCTAAACGACTTGTCCCCTTACCAAAATGTCGAATTTGCGGGTTGTATTGACACCCGTCATCGAGTGTCTGGCAGCACCTAATCCATTGGCTGAGAATCTCTTAAGGATTGTTCAAGGAGAGCCGCAAACGTTGATGTGAGCTGAATCAGGTTCCCTCGGGTGAATTAGGCTCTGGAGATGACTGCTGCGAGAACTCGTTGAGCATGAAGAGCAGCGATTTGTTGTCGAGGAACGGCTTGTAGCCGAAGGTCGAAAAGAAGACCTTCCCGGCGGGATTGATGAGGAAGGTTCCATGTTTCAGATCGGACGGACGTTCAGCCGTTTCCGGGATAAAGACTCCGTACTGCTGGGCAATCTTGTTCTCAGGATCTGACAAGACGGTAAAGTTGAATGCGCCGTATTCCTCAAAGCGGGCTTTGGTCTCTTCGGGGGGATCGGCACTGATCGCCACGATCCGGGTACCCAGTTCCTGAAAGTACTTCAGGTCTTCCTGAAGTCCAAAGAGTTGTGCGACACAATGACTGCAGTCGTAACCATAGTAAAAGACAAGAACGACCGGGCCTTGAGCGAGCGTTTCCTGCAAGGAGACCAGCTGCCCTTCGTGGTTCTTTAACTGGAAATCGGGGGCCGGCTGCTTCAGCAAAGGATGCGGCCGCGATTCGGCCACAATGAACTGTCCATCAGCCAGCAGTTCACGCAAAGGTTCGGAGAGCCTGGGCTTCTTGACCGCCTCCAGGTAAGCCTCAGCATCCTGTTTGATGTTCCCCGTGGGGATCAACCCATACTTGAGACAAATCTCCCGGCACTGCTCCAGCACCTGGAGAGATGCGCTTTGAGAAGGGGTCGGAGTGAGCAGATGATAGGTAAAGATCACCCCATAGAAGCTCACGATCACCGCTGCAATGACAAGAAACACCCTCCGACGAAAACGGGTTTGCTGCTGCCGGAGAAGTGCCGTTTTTGAGGCTGAGTCAGGAGTGCCAATTGTGGACATAAAACGTTTCCCTGGGTTTAGCCAGTTGATGAGTGACAAAGATCATTTTTCAGCATGACAGTTTCAGCGAATCAAGGAACAGAGCCAGGAGTAAATTCGTATTCGATCTCTTCCAGCTGTGTCGTCATTATTTCGTTTGAGTGTTGATATCGAGATCAATCACTCGATCTGTGGGCTTCCAGTTCAGCATAATCGTCGAGGTTTCGGGCTTAAGAAATTCCTTTCGAATTCGCACAGGGGCTCCCGCCGACTCGATGGTGCAGTGGTATTCTCCCGGGGGAAGGCTTAAGGGGCCCACCGCTTTCGGCTGAACCAGTGCAAACCAGCCATCGTCGCGGGTGGTGCCAAACCCGCAAAGTCGGAAACTGCTGCCCTCTTTCTGATAGAGCGAGATTTGAATATCACTGACTGTCTGACCATCCAGACGGAGAACACCTTCGGTACCGCCGCTAATCGGCTGGGGGCCACAACCGTGGAAAACTGTGGCCATCATCAGGACAAGACAAACGGCAATCTTACTGATGTTTGAAATCGTGACTGTCGAATACATGTCAATTCTTCTTGGATGGGGATGAATACTCATGGCATTGCATTGTGCGGCCATTCTCAAAGAGGGCTGGCGGTTTGTGGGTTTCGTTTTCAGCATGTGTGGATTGAACGAACTAAGAAGCCAGCCCCAGCCAGTTTCGTAGTGGTGGAATTCTTCTCAGAATGACTCGTTCAATCAGCAGGACAGCCAGCAGCGAGACACCGAACATGGGGAGCAGAATCCCCAAAAGGATCACGAAAAGCATGAAGGGTAGGGCAAACAGGACTTCATGACGCATCGCGATCTTTGATTCGGCAGGGGCACCTAACGTGCCTGGCGCTCGTCGTCGCCACCACATCAGTGGCCCCGTACAGGACAACAGGATCAGGCCAAGAGCCGTAAGTAAGCCGAGAAGTTGATTGGGCCAACCAAACAGTCGTCCTTCATGGAGGGCAATTCCAATACTGACAACGCGATCAATCCAGTGACGATCAGAGAAAGTTTCGCGAGAGAGAATCGAACCTTGCATGGCGTCGATTTTCAGAGTCTCCCGCCAGGGACGATTCGCAGTCATTGATTTCACGGTCCAGGGCTGTCGCTCAGAAGCGGGTGGAGTCAAGATCACGGGATGTGGCAACTGGAGCGGTTCCACGACTTGTACAACGAGTGGCAACTGCGCCAACGTTTCGGGCGAGACCGGGGCGGCATTTCGTCTTCTGTTCGAGCGATCCGACTTTGTGGGAGATTCTCCGGCGTTCGAGCTGGATTCTCGTGAGGCATGCCCGGCATGTTCGCCATCAGCAGTTGTGGGAACGGTGGGTGATGCCTGTTTGGCCCCGGAAGTATCGGGTCGTGTCTGAGGGTTCTCCGAGCGATTCGACCAATCCTGCTGTGCGACGGACGTGCCCGTGAGCTTGCGGATCTCACGGAAGTAATCACCCCAGAAGTGAGACCATGGCAAACCGGAAACCAGCAGAATGAGTGCAAAGGCGGAGATCCAGAATCCCGTGACTCCATGCAGATCGCGGAGAAAACGCTGCCTTCCACTTGTGAAACGAGGGTAGAGAATCCCGCCGAAGCCACGCAGATGACGGGGCCACCAGAGATAGAGTCCCGTAAGAATCATGATGATTGTCCAGGATGCAGCGAGCTCAACCAGATGAGAACCGTCCTCTCCAAGCATCAGTTCACCATGCAACCGGAAGATCTGGCGCATCAGTCGATCCTGTTCGGGAACTGCATGCAAAACGGCCAGCGTCTGTGGATGTACATAGATCCGCCAGTTCTTGCCGGCATCGCTGACGACAATTCGACTGGCATGATGGGGAGAAACGGGAAGCTCATAAGAAACAAAACGACTCTCTGGCTTTGACGCCAGAGCCGCATTCACCTGCTCTGGCAGACTTGCTGTCTGACCAGTCATCACCAGATGATTGTAAGGCTGATCCAGCCAGTCTTCGATCTCGGCTTTGAAGAGATAGACGATTCCCGAGAGTGACAGAATGATGACAAACGGGACTGTGAAAAGCCCTGCATAGAAGTGCCATCGCCAGACAGTGCGATAGGCAGGCAATGCATATCTGAAGAATTCGCTGGTAGACATTTTCTTAATCGACCTCTCTTCGGAAAGCAGATCTCAGCCCGGCCTTCCCACGCAAAAAAACTGTGTACAACTTCATGCACCAGGATGAGGCATAGGCCTTTCTCATATACTTAAATAAGTCTATGAGAAAGGGTGCAGTTCTCTATATCTGGTCGTGTAGAGAACTGCACCATTAGCAAGCCCAGTTCAGTGACTAGAATTCACCCAGAACCTCACCACCGTTGGTACTGTGAAGTCCACGATGAATTCGAGTGTCAATGTTGTCACCCAGGAAACGTACTGTGCCATCGCCCATGAGTGCATGCGCCCCGCCCACGTGGTAGCTGCGCGGCCCAAAATAGCCGGTAAAGTGAGTCACCACATCAGGAATACGGCTATTCGGTGTGCTATAGCCATTTGTGAGCGTACTGATCGCTCCTGAATGTGCCCAGGAGGTCCCACGGCCTCGCAGAGCCAGACTGGCGGCTCCTCGCCAGTTTGTCATGGTAGGCCATACCGCATTCAGATCCGGGTTTGCGATAAAGCCCTGGGCATTGGCAAACGATGACCAGGCCCCACCCGTAGGAGGCATCCCTTGAGACGTCCCGAGTGTTGTGCCGACACCCGTTGAACCATTCATCGTGAGCTGATAAGGAAAGGGGGGTAGGGTACCCGCCGGGAATGTGACATCACTTCCGGTACTACGAACCGACTCACTCATGAAAACGGTGTTCGACGTTCCATCAGTGACATCGCGCATGCGGACATTGCTGTTTTCATAGACGATGCCGTCTGTTTTCCAGCGAAGGTCGTAATTGGTGCCTGTGCCGCTTCCAAAACTCACGAAATAGTTCGTACCGGCATAGATCGCACCGCCGGCCCCTGTATTCTGGGTTGGCGCCGGATCGCTGGGGCAGAGCAACATGGCGAGAGGCGTTGCAAATGCGGCAGCAAAGTTTGGGTTGGGCACCAGGTTATTAAATGGCCCGGTGAATGCCGGCTGGGTGAAGTCCAGGGTGTTCTGGAGGACAGCCTGATCAAAGTAAGGGAGTAAACGAGCTTGTGGCGAAAACCCCTGAGTATTCGGCAGGTAATTCTGGGCATTCACCATGGGGAGCATCGTAAAGGTGCTCTCATAGTTATGCATTGCGAGGCCGAACTGCTTGAGGTTATTACGACATTGCGTTCGCCTCGCTGCCTCGCGAGCCTGTTGGACAGCCGGAAGCAGCAGAGCAATCAGAATGGCGATGATCGCGATCACCACCAGGAGTTCAATGAGTGTGAAACCTCGGTGACGAGGAGTATCAGGAACTTTCATAAAGAGGTCTTTCTCGGGATCAATGTTGTATAGATAGTCACTTGACGACCGGCGCACTTTGAGTGAGTAGGTTTCTACCCTGCGGCCGGAGTGACGGTATGAACGATACATGCCAAACTCAGCCTGCAATCATCAGCGGGCGATGTTCAGCGTGAGTGTGGCGGCGTAGTGAGAGCGTTCGTACTTCTCGCCTGTTTCGTCATCAGCGGCGTGATGCACGACGACCAGATAGTAGTTCGCTTCCGCTGGCGTAAACGTCGCCTTGCCAGAGGCATCGGTCTTGCGTTCAAAGTTTGGATCGAAGTCGGCGGCGAGTTCTGCACCGCGGGGGATGAACGACATGGTCGCATCGGCCAGCGGTTTCCCCTTGAGAAGCACTTGAACTGTGATCGGCTCACCTGCCTTGGCTGTGGCTGGATTGCTCTGCGGTACCAATTCGATGGGCTGGCCCAGCGGCTTCAAAGGATCGACACCGCCGACCTTTTCACCCACCTGGAAGTAGCATTTCGCGTTGCGATAAGCGCGTGTCGTGCCATGCAACGTATCGAGCGATTGAGCAGCGACATATGTGCCGGGCTGGCTTGCGACCTGCCGGACTGACCAGAAACCTTCCTTTGCGGCATTACCAATATCGGCCACGCGCGACTTGAGATCCTGCTGGTTTCCATCGGGTGAGATCAGGTCAAAGCTAACCTTATCGATACCGATTTTACTGGCGAGTTTGAAATCGCGATGTTCGTTGCCGTGATTTCCGAGCATGAGATCGATATGGACCACTTCGCTGGGAGCTACCTGGGCGACATTGGTTTGAACCCAGGTATCGTGAGCGCTAGCGATCGTACTGATAGCTGCCACACTTAAAGCGAGTATGGCATGTGCCAGAATTGAAGTCGCACTTGCTTTTTGATTGATCATCATTAAAGAAGTCAGCATATAACCCTCCTCGGGTATTAAGATGTAAGTGAAATTGAACGAACTCTCAGGCCATGCAGAGCACGGCCATTCGTGAATTGAGACTCCCGGGGCAGAAATTGAACAGCACGCACACAGCGGATGAGGTTCAAGCCATCAGTGCGTCTGCCCGGGGCATCCAGAATGGTTAGGTCGGTAAGTAATAAATTGCCGACCAACGCATGGACGATCTCAAAGCGTGTAAAGCCAGCACGCGAGTGTGGCGCATGCCAGGCGAGCCGGTGCTGCGGTCGAGTTAGAGACACAACGAGCGCGTTATATAGCTGAGACAGCATGCTTGCTCAGAGCCGCAAGCATGGCACTTATCTTCGCTTAAACGCGAGATCGATTGAGGATCTTCGGCGCAGGCAGGCACACGGGATGAGATCGTGAGAGAGAGTTCAACCGGGAGGAGAGAGCCTGGTGTAGAAGACTTCGCAGGGAATTCCGTGCGAAGGAGCGAAGGTTGCCTGATGTGGTGACCACGGTTGCCACGACTGGGCCATCGGTGGTGTTGTCAGGGGCTCTGTGAGCATGGTCCACATGGAACCGGCACCTTGACATTTCAGAGTATCGAGCCACGGAACCGATGACGTTGGTGCCGATTCTGGCTTAGAAAGCGACGACTTTTGCGCCGGCATTTGAATTCGGGATGGACTTGCAGGTGAGGAGGGAGCACAGCAGGCCGGCTTGCTGGCAACGTGAACGGACTCTGTCTTGGTGACTTTCTGAGTGCTTGAGCAGCAGCTTGAGTGTGATGTGGCCTTTGTTTCAGCAAGAACTGTTTTCGCAGCCGCTGGGCTGGTCAATTCGATGGAAGATCTGCGTGAGCAGAGACTGCCATCATCACCGCGAGCCGCCTGCATGCGAAGTTCGCGTAAGGAAGTCGAAATTTGCGATCCGTGGGCAGATGTTTTTTCGGCAGTGTTTTGCAATTGGGACGATCTGGTTTTTCCCATAGAACAGCATGAGGAAGCCTGGGAGAGAACTGGTGGAGTTGGCTTCTCCACGAGAGCTTCCGGGAGGTGCATGCCATTGAGTTTCGCCCAGAGTTGTCGTTCCACGGGTGTATAGCAACAGCAGTTTTTCCAGCATTGCGTCGCCGAGGCACAGCCACATTTGTGACCTGCGCAAGGGAATGCGCCGCCGGACATGAGACTCAGCGAGTTGGTCGAGAATCCCCATGCGCCGATGCAATAAGAGACAATGAGCAGGACGCCAGTGAGTTTTCTTCGCCAGTCGCCAGTGGCCAGTTCCCGGATCATTTTTTGACCGGCACCCCATACGACTAGACAGAATGAAACGAAACGTTCACTCGCAATCTGGCATCGATGGTCGGTTGAAACCAACGGGCGGGACATAAATATCTGCTTGGGCACCCTGACGACGGAGTGATCGCATCATTTTTGCTCGACTGAAACTCAATAGTTTATCTGCGTGCATGTGGATTGGAATCTTACACCAGCTATGAATCAGCGAATTCCCATGGATGAGACATTATAGGGAAGTCTCAGGCGAGAGTATTGAAATCACTGCAACATTCGACTGAGACTAGCTTTGCGATTCTTCCTGAGGTTTGACCTCGGCTTCGTTCGAGGATTCAGGAACGATGCGACTCACAAGCAGCCGGTCGATCCGCGGGCCATCCATATCGACCACTTCGACCCGGAGTTGGCTCCACTGGATGACATCTCCAATTTTGGGAGGTCGCTTAAGCAGGGCGACGACCAGTCCCGAGATGGTGGCAATGCCTCGAGGAGGAGGTTCAGGCCATTTGCTAAATTCCAATGCTTCCTGCAGTTCATGCAGGTTCAGAGCGGCATCTGCCAGCAGACTTCCATCGGCTCGTCGGACAATCAGTTGCTCGTCATCGCGGCGATGCTCGTCATGAATCGAGCCAACGAGAATCTCCATGACATCTTCGAGTGTGACCATGCCTTCGGTGCCGCCATATTCGTCGAGCACGATCGCGAGTTGAGTTCGCTCTTTCTGGAAGAGTTCGAGCAGTTTCGAGATGGTCAATGTTTTGGGAATAAAGAGCGGAGCCCGCATCACCCGGCGGATATCGAGAGACCTTCCCAGATAGTTTTCGAGAAAAACGTCTTTGATGTAGATGAAGCCGACAATCCGATCAATGCTCCCCTCGCAGACAGGTACCCGGGAGAAGCCCGACATGGCCATGGCTCCCAGGACTTCTTCCGCGGGCGTATCAACATCGATGGCATCAATATCGATTCGTGGCCTGAGAATCTCTGCGGCTGTCCGTTCGCGCATTTTCAAAGCCTGCTGAGCCATCTGCTGTTCGGCCTCGTGCAGAATTCCGGCTTCATGACCGGCATCAATCAGGTGCTGAATGTCTTCGACCGAGACACTATCGCGAATCTCGGTTTTCTGGCCCAGCACGAGCAATACTGATTTGGTGCAGACGCGCAGGAACCAGACAAATGGCTGAGCGATGGTCTGGAGAAGCACCATAGGGAGAGCCACCCAGCGGGCCATGAATTCAGCATTCTGCAATGCCACTCGCTTGGGAACGAGTTCGCCCAGAATCAGTGAGAAAAACGCAATCCCGATCGAAATGACACCCAGAGAAATCGTGTCACTGCGCTGCT from Planctopirus ephydatiae encodes:
- a CDS encoding OmpA/MotB family protein; its protein translation is MGPYLRCFVLALLCLVVAMQSGCHCREKRMLRQSQMHSRQLYQQYQGLAMERNQFQGNLSQLMAEKAQLEQQNATLRNGLELANQRVDNMLAANSSLEDKVKNMLTSSTKNPLSTDANQRMEELRRKYPDFEFDPQTGVSKFQENLLFASGSDEIRPEAYALLQEFARIMNSADSKHLKVLVVGHTDDKPISRKAVADKHPTNWHLSTDRANSVVLALKKSGLAEQRMGAAGYSLFQPLAPNSDDKNRQKNRRVEIFVLAPDAVVAGWETGGANN
- a CDS encoding peroxiredoxin family protein, with translation MSTIGTPDSASKTALLRQQQTRFRRRVFLVIAAVIVSFYGVIFTYHLLTPTPSQSASLQVLEQCREICLKYGLIPTGNIKQDAEAYLEAVKKPRLSEPLRELLADGQFIVAESRPHPLLKQPAPDFQLKNHEGQLVSLQETLAQGPVVLVFYYGYDCSHCVAQLFGLQEDLKYFQELGTRIVAISADPPEETKARFEEYGAFNFTVLSDPENKIAQQYGVFIPETAERPSDLKHGTFLINPAGKVFFSTFGYKPFLDNKSLLFMLNEFSQQSSPEPNSPEGT
- a CDS encoding PepSY-associated TM helix domain-containing protein, which codes for MSTSEFFRYALPAYRTVWRWHFYAGLFTVPFVIILSLSGIVYLFKAEIEDWLDQPYNHLVMTGQTASLPEQVNAALASKPESRFVSYELPVSPHHASRIVVSDAGKNWRIYVHPQTLAVLHAVPEQDRLMRQIFRLHGELMLGEDGSHLVELAASWTIIMILTGLYLWWPRHLRGFGGILYPRFTSGRQRFLRDLHGVTGFWISAFALILLVSGLPWSHFWGDYFREIRKLTGTSVAQQDWSNRSENPQTRPDTSGAKQASPTVPTTADGEHAGHASRESSSNAGESPTKSDRSNRRRNAAPVSPETLAQLPLVVQVVEPLQLPHPVILTPPASERQPWTVKSMTANRPWRETLKIDAMQGSILSRETFSDRHWIDRVVSIGIALHEGRLFGWPNQLLGLLTALGLILLSCTGPLMWWRRRAPGTLGAPAESKIAMRHEVLFALPFMLFVILLGILLPMFGVSLLAVLLIERVILRRIPPLRNWLGLAS
- a CDS encoding DUF1559 domain-containing protein, producing MYRSYRHSGRRVETYSLKVRRSSSDYLYNIDPEKDLFMKVPDTPRHRGFTLIELLVVIAIIAILIALLLPAVQQAREAARRTQCRNNLKQFGLAMHNYESTFTMLPMVNAQNYLPNTQGFSPQARLLPYFDQAVLQNTLDFTQPAFTGPFNNLVPNPNFAAAFATPLAMLLCPSDPAPTQNTGAGGAIYAGTNYFVSFGSGTGTNYDLRWKTDGIVYENSNVRMRDVTDGTSNTVFMSESVRSTGSDVTFPAGTLPPFPYQLTMNGSTGVGTTLGTSQGMPPTGGAWSSFANAQGFIANPDLNAVWPTMTNWRGAASLALRGRGTSWAHSGAISTLTNGYSTPNSRIPDVVTHFTGYFGPRSYHVGGAHALMGDGTVRFLGDNIDTRIHRGLHSTNGGEVLGEF
- a CDS encoding DUF4198 domain-containing protein translates to MLTSLMMINQKASATSILAHAILALSVAAISTIASAHDTWVQTNVAQVAPSEVVHIDLMLGNHGNEHRDFKLASKIGIDKVSFDLISPDGNQQDLKSRVADIGNAAKEGFWSVRQVASQPGTYVAAQSLDTLHGTTRAYRNAKCYFQVGEKVGGVDPLKPLGQPIELVPQSNPATAKAGEPITVQVLLKGKPLADATMSFIPRGAELAADFDPNFERKTDASGKATFTPAEANYYLVVVHHAADDETGEKYERSHYAATLTLNIAR
- a CDS encoding hemolysin family protein, giving the protein MEWGLFGELALILLLILFNGFFAGAEIAILTAKRGRLEQLSQEGDRGAKAALKLSSDADRFLPTVQVGITLVGTFAAAFGGASFISEVSHLIGQIPVSWIQQRSDTISLGVISIGIAFFSLILGELVPKRVALQNAEFMARWVALPMVLLQTIAQPFVWFLRVCTKSVLLVLGQKTEIRDSVSVEDIQHLIDAGHEAGILHEAEQQMAQQALKMRERTAAEILRPRIDIDAIDVDTPAEEVLGAMAMSGFSRVPVCEGSIDRIVGFIYIKDVFLENYLGRSLDIRRVMRAPLFIPKTLTISKLLELFQKERTQLAIVLDEYGGTEGMVTLEDVMEILVGSIHDEHRRDDEQLIVRRADGSLLADAALNLHELQEALEFSKWPEPPPRGIATISGLVVALLKRPPKIGDVIQWSQLRVEVVDMDGPRIDRLLVSRIVPESSNEAEVKPQEESQS